Below is a genomic region from Helicobacter pylori.
TTACAGGACTTTTTAATGGAGTTAGAAACTCATTTGTCAAAATATTTCACCCTAGCCTTCACGCATAAAAGCATGAGCTTAGAAATGCGAGAAAAACTCGCTATCAATTCGAGCGCAACGCTTAAAGAATTTTTACAAACCATTAAAAACCATTGCCCTAACATCAAAGAGTGCATGGTGTTATCCACATGCAATCGCTTTGAAATTTATGCAAGTCTAAAGCACGGTGCTCACGCTAATGAACAAAAAAGCGCATTATTAAAAATTTTGGCTCAAAATAAAAAAATGAGCGTGTCTGATTTAGAAAAATGCGCTCTAATGAGCGTTGATGAAAGCGCAGTCCATCATGTCTTTAGCGTGTGCAGCAGTTTGGATAGCCTAGTAGTGGGGGAAACTCAAATCACAGGGCAGATGAAAAACGCCTATAAATTCGCTTTTGAAGAGAAATTTTGCTCCAAAGATTTAACCCGATTGCTCCATTTTGCTTTCAAATGCGCCGCTAAAGTGCGCAATTTAACCGGCATTTCCAAGCAAGGGGTCTCCATCTCTTCAGTGGCGGTCAAAGAAGCGCTTAATATTTTTGAAAAAGAAAGGATTAAGGATAAAAAAGCCCTTGTGATAGGGCTTGGCGAGATGGCTCAATTAGTCATCAAGCACCTTTTAAACAAGCAATTTGAAGCGCTTATCTTAGGGCGTAATGCGGCTAAATTTGAAGATTTTATCAAAGAATTAGAAGAACCTAAAAAAGTGAGCTTTCAAAATATAGAAAATTTAAACGCTTATATTAATGAATACCAACTGCTTTTTTGCGCCACTTCTTCGCCGCATTTTATCGTGCAAAATTGCATGTTAAAAGAAACGATTTTCAGGCGCTTTTGGTTTGATTTAGCCGTGCCACGGAATATTGAAAAGCCGGTATTGGATAATATTTTCTTATACAGCGTGGATGATTTAGAGCCTATGGTTAAAGAAAATGTGGAAAACAGGCAAGAGAGCAGAACGAAAGCTTATGAGATTGTAGGGCTTGCCACAATGGAGTTTTACCAATGGATCCAAAGCTTGGAAGTAGAGCCTTTGATTAAGGATTTAAGGGAATTAGCTAGGATTTCAGCCCAAAAGGAATTGCAAAAAGCGCTTAAAAAACGCTATGTGCCTAAAGAATACGAAAGCAACATTGAAAAGATCTTGCACAACGCTTTCAATACCTTTTTGCACCACCCTACCATCGCTTTAAAAAAGAACGCTCAAAAAGAAGAATCCGATGTGCTTGTGGGCGCGATTAAAAACCTGTTTAATTTAGACAAATCTAGCGCTAATCATGCCCAGAATTTGAATCTCTATAAATGCGAATATTACGAGGAATAATGCATGCTATTTTCAAAACTCTTTGCCCCCACTCTCAAAGAACCCCCTAAAGATGCCGTGTTAAAAAGCCATAAACACTTAGCTCAAGCAGGATACATTTATCAAGTAGGTAGCGGGATTTATAATTTTTTGCCCTTAGCTAAAAAAGTGCTAGACAAAATAGAAAACATCACGCACAAACGCATGCAAGAGCATGGGGCGCAAAATATTTTAATGAGTTTTGTCGTTTTGGCGAGTTTGTGGGAAAAATCAGGCCGTTTGGATAAATACGGCAAGGAATTATTGGTTTTTAAAGACCGAAAGGACAATGATTTTGTTTTAAGCCCCACTTTAGAAGAAAATATCACCGAAATTGCCGCTAATTTCATTAAAAGCTACAAGCAATTACCCGTCCATCTCTATCAAATCCACACGAAATTCCGTGATGAAATCCGCCCACGATTCGGGTTAGTGAGAGCGAGGGAATTTATCATGAAAGATGGTTATAGCTTTCATGAAGACGCTGAGAGCTTGGATAAGGAATTTTTAAACACGCAAAGTGCTTATAAAGAGATTTTAAGCGATTTGGGTTTGGATTTTCGCATTGTGGAAGCGGATAGCGGGGCGATTGGAGGGAGTAAAAGTAAGGAATTTGTCGTTTTAACAGAATGCGGGGAAGACACGATCGTGGTGTGTAAAAATTGCGATTATGCCGCCAATATTGAAATCGCTAAACGCTCTAAAAGGCTTGAGCCTTTAAATGTCCCAAAAGCGCAATTAGCGAAATTCCCTACCCCTAATACCACCAGTGCGCAAAGCGTGGCAGAGTTTTTTAAAACAGAGCCTTATTTTGTTTTAAAAGCACTTGTTAGAAAAGTGATCCATAAAGATAAAGAAACCCTAGCGTGCTTTTTTGTTAGGGGCGATGACAATTTGGAGGAAGTTAAAGCCCTAAACGCCTTGAATCTTTTGGGAGCGAACGCTTTAGAATTAAGAGAGGCCAGTAAAGAAGATTTAAACAACGCGGGGTTAATAGCGGGCTTTATAGGGCCTTATGGCTTAAAAAAGCATGTTTCTTACATTATTTTTGATGAAGATTTAAAAGAGGGCGATTGCTTGATCGTTGGGGCTAATGAAAAGGATTTTCATGCGGTGGGCGTGGATTTAAAAGGGTTTGAAAATCTTGTTTATGCGGATATTGTCCAGGTTAAAGAGAGCGATCATTGCCCTAATTGTCAAGGAGAATTGAAATACCATAAGAGTTTGGAAGTGGGGCATATTTTCAAACTCGGGCAAGGCTATGCTAAAAGCTTGAAGGCTAGTTTCTTAGATAAGAATGGTAAGGAGCGATTTTTTGAAATGGGGTGCTATGGGATAGGTATTAGCCGATTGCTCAGTGCGATTTTAGAGCAAAAAAGCGATGATCTAGGCTGTGTATGGACAAAAAATACCGCCCCTTTTGATGTGGTGATCGTGGTTTCTAATTGGAAAGATGAAGTGCAAAAAAAACTCGCTTTTGAAGTGTATGAAAGGCTATATCAAAAGGGCGTTGATGCACTGTTAGATGACAGAGAGGCGCGTTTTGGGGCAAAGATGAGGGATTTTGAACTGATTGGGGAACGATTGGCGCTCATTGTTGGGAAGCAAACTTTAGAGAGTAAAGAGTTTGAGTGCATCAAACGCGCTAATTTAGAAAAACAAACGCTTAAAGACACAGAATTAGAAGAAAAAATTTTAGAAATGTTAGAAAGCGAATAAGGGGGAGAGAGTGGGAAATTTGGTGATTGGCTCTAGGGGGAGCGAATTAGCCTTATGGCAAGCGAATCACATTAAAGAACGCCTGAAAAAAGAATGCCTTATAGAAAGCGAAATTCAAATCGTTAAGACTAGGGGCGATAAAATCTTAGACACCCCTTTAAATAAGATTGGCGGTAAGGGGCTATT
It encodes:
- the hemA gene encoding glutamyl-tRNA reductase; translation: MELETHLSKYFTLAFTHKSMSLEMREKLAINSSATLKEFLQTIKNHCPNIKECMVLSTCNRFEIYASLKHGAHANEQKSALLKILAQNKKMSVSDLEKCALMSVDESAVHHVFSVCSSLDSLVVGETQITGQMKNAYKFAFEEKFCSKDLTRLLHFAFKCAAKVRNLTGISKQGVSISSVAVKEALNIFEKERIKDKKALVIGLGEMAQLVIKHLLNKQFEALILGRNAAKFEDFIKELEEPKKVSFQNIENLNAYINEYQLLFCATSSPHFIVQNCMLKETIFRRFWFDLAVPRNIEKPVLDNIFLYSVDDLEPMVKENVENRQESRTKAYEIVGLATMEFYQWIQSLEVEPLIKDLRELARISAQKELQKALKKRYVPKEYESNIEKILHNAFNTFLHHPTIALKKNAQKEESDVLVGAIKNLFNLDKSSANHAQNLNLYKCEYYEE
- the proS gene encoding proline--tRNA ligase yields the protein MLFSKLFAPTLKEPPKDAVLKSHKHLAQAGYIYQVGSGIYNFLPLAKKVLDKIENITHKRMQEHGAQNILMSFVVLASLWEKSGRLDKYGKELLVFKDRKDNDFVLSPTLEENITEIAANFIKSYKQLPVHLYQIHTKFRDEIRPRFGLVRAREFIMKDGYSFHEDAESLDKEFLNTQSAYKEILSDLGLDFRIVEADSGAIGGSKSKEFVVLTECGEDTIVVCKNCDYAANIEIAKRSKRLEPLNVPKAQLAKFPTPNTTSAQSVAEFFKTEPYFVLKALVRKVIHKDKETLACFFVRGDDNLEEVKALNALNLLGANALELREASKEDLNNAGLIAGFIGPYGLKKHVSYIIFDEDLKEGDCLIVGANEKDFHAVGVDLKGFENLVYADIVQVKESDHCPNCQGELKYHKSLEVGHIFKLGQGYAKSLKASFLDKNGKERFFEMGCYGIGISRLLSAILEQKSDDLGCVWTKNTAPFDVVIVVSNWKDEVQKKLAFEVYERLYQKGVDALLDDREARFGAKMRDFELIGERLALIVGKQTLESKEFECIKRANLEKQTLKDTELEEKILEMLESE